From the Candidatus Hydrogenedentota bacterium genome, the window GGTCGGTCGCCGGATCGATATAGACCAGTTGGCTGTTCTGTCCGATTAGCGTTAAGCGGATCGCCAGTTCGCTCTCGTAAATACCGTTAACGCGATTGACGGTCGTTGCGATGGCGGCCACGGCGCTGCCCTTGGTTTCCGGGGTCGTCGCGCCGTGAAAGTTTGCATATTCGCCGGTGCACGCAACCGCAAGTCGGAAGTTTCGCAGCGTGTCACCGTGAAGCGCCAGCCCGCCCCCGCCTTTCGCTTCGTCGACGTCATCCGAGCCTTCGACTGCGCACGCGAGTGCGTTTTCATCTGCGGGATAATCGCTTGCATAATACGTAACGTAAACGCCTTCCTGCCGGTAGGGGTCGATGTAAACCGGGCTTGTCCCCAACACGATTGCGTGAAACCCTTTCGGCGTGCGGTCAAGACGGACGAATAGGTCTCTGCCGTCCAACGATCTGCCGGAGTACGTTTTGATGTCGGGGTATTCCTCCGCCAATTCCGGCTCCATAATTGGCGACTCGACCACAGCGAATTCGACGTTGCTGCCATCGGGCATCGGGAGCCAAAGTGTTGCGCCGCTTTTCGCCGCGAAGTTGTGGTCTCCTATGACTTCGAGCGGCGCTGCGCTCAGCGCGCCGGCCAAAGCCTCTTCGTCCAACCAAACGTCGCGGTAAGCTGTGGGCCGCACAATCGTCTTTAGGTCATCGGATTTGTCGGGAATGCTTTGAATGTCGGCGTGGGACAAATCCAGCCAAACGCCGTCCGGGGAATCCGCGTATTTCTCCTGCGCGGACAGGGCTGGGGCGAGAACGAGTAATGACCAAAACGCGAGTCTCACGGCCTGGACGGATATGGCGCGATACGGCATACAGGCCCACCTCCCCCGTGCAATTTCCGGAACTGTGCACAGAACGACCAGCCCAATGTCGCCGGACAACCTTGCGAATGCCGAACCTAATCGTACATCCGCTGCCTATATTTAGCAACAATGCTACGGTGGCGCACCGGTTAGCTTGCGATTATCCGTTTCGCCAAGGCGGGGCCGAATGAGAGGTCGAGTCAGGCGGTTTTCGCCAACGGTTTGCGCGAGCGCCGAGCGCCGTTGGTGCGGGCTTTGCGTTTGCGGAGGGGTGGGAGGGCCAGTTGTTCGGCGATGATCCGGTAGACCTCGGGGTTCCACGCGAGGCCGCAATGCGTGCCGCAGACCTCGAAGTTGGTCTTCGGATCGTCGTTGATGCAGACCTTCCAGTCGACGATGCCGTCGGTCCTGGTATACACGGCGGCTTGGCGGACGGTATCGGGGAAACCTTCGCGCCACGTACAGGAGAACCCGCACATGCATCGGGACGTGTAGCACTGGTGGTCGTGGGGCTTGTGCGGCGGAAATAGGTGGCGGCGGTTGTAGATCTTCTGCCTCACCCGTTCCGCCGAGCCGAGCACCCATGGATGCACACGTACGCCGCGAATCGGCGAACCCAATGTGATCACCGTCGCTATCCGATCGGGATGGAGGACGGCCGCGCTGCGCGACAGGACCCCGCCGAGGCTGTGTCCGATGAGGTGGACGCGCTTCCCGGTTTTCAGGTACGCCCGATCGACGGTTTCCATCAGGTGGTCGATGAGAATGTTGGGGCATTCGGCATTCTGACCGATGTGGGACATGTAGGGCTTGTAACCCAATCTCCACAGCCACGCGTACAGTTCGATGAGATAGACGTCAATCGCGAGGAAACCGGGGACCATGACGACCGCGGAACCGTCTCCCTTTGGAGTACCAATTCCATAGTACACAAGAGACGACTTCAGTCGAACGTAATCCACCCCCATCAGCGATTCCCGCCAGATGGGTAAATGCATCGGGACATGGTCTTTGACGAGCAACTGCTTCTTCTGCGGCATGACTCCTGCCCGGGACGGCGTCTAACCCCGAGACCCCGATCTAACCGCCGTCTAACGTGATTCTATGGTGATTATAGCACTTAATGTCAAGGGTCAATTTTCGCAGAATGCTAGTTTCCGGGGGCTAAATAGAAGAACGCGTATGTGATCTTTTCATTCGCACCAGTCCGGCACACGCAATGGCAGCCGCCATGGCAACAACGAATCCGGCGCGTGAAGCCGGCACGGGCACCGGATCGCCACCATCTGGAACTTCATCGCCGTCGGCGCGCAAGCTGCCAAACGTAACGCCGGAATACGACGGGTTTCCGGTGGGCCTTCCCCATGACATGACCACAATTCCGGCCCGATCGGGCTGGGCATCGAGGGCGTGCCCGGACTGGAGTGCGATGCCATTCACCGCGAAGTCCGCCACCGCGGACGCATCGAAATCGACGCGGAGTTCGGTATCGGGCAGCGCGCCAGCGGAAATCGGCGTGACCGCAACGACGGCGGATGTCACGCCCGGGCCCGCCTGCCATACGGCAAAATACCCGGTACCCGGCGTTAGGAGGTTTTCGTTCACCAGCCCGCCAAGAACGGCGTTGTCGAAGTAGTCAGTACCCGCGGTCGTCCGATTGATCGCGGCGAGGAAATATGTATTGTCTGCGGTATCCACGAGCGTGATGCCAACCGCGACGCCCGGCAGGAGACCGTCGCGCACGGCCTCCAACGTTGCGCCCAGGATTGTAGCGCGCACAATGGCGCCGCCGGTGAACTGGTTGTCCGGCGGCCCGGCGACCAAGGCCAACGCGCTGTACTCCCCCACGTTGCCGCCCGTCGGGTCGCTCGCGACGAGGTTTCCGCCGGCGATTTCCATGACGGTATCGTCGGATGTCCCCTGGTATACCCCCGCCGGTGCAAGGACCGTTGCCGGGGGATTGCCGAACACGTCGAACGGCAACACCTGGTCGGGCAAATCGAACGGCACGTAGTAGGTGCCCGCGCCCGCCGTGGACGCCGCGGCGATAGACAATACCGCAATCGCGATGGTGCGCATGGTGGTCTCCCTCAGTTCGTCGTCCGGTGAATTCTACGCTTTGGCCGCATTCTCGTCACGCTTGACAGTACGTGGGTGAACTTTGAGAGCGGTTCGGTGCACAATTCGGCGGAACCCACGTTAACGCGGACGGAGGAACACACGGTTGTTAGCCCCACATCACGTTGTGATTGTCGGCGGAGGCTTCGGCGGATTGCACGCTGCCCGTTGCCTGCGATGGTCGCCGGTGAAGGTGACGCTGGTGGATAAGCGCAACTTTCATCTGTTCCAACCGCTGCTCTACCAAGTGGCGACAGGGGCGCTGTCGCCCGCCAACATCGCGACGCCACTACGATCAATCCTTAAGCGGCAGCGAAACCTGAACGTTCTGTTGATCGAAGCCGAGGATTTCGACGTCGCCAACGGGAAGTTGATCTACCGCGAAGGGAGCCTTTCGTACGACAGCCTCATCGTCGCGGCGGGTGTAGGCCACTCGTATTTTGGAAACGACGCATGGGAGCGTCTTGCGCCGGGATTGAAGACCATCGAAGAGGCGACCGAAATCCGGCGGCGGATTCTGCTCGCGTTTGAGTTGGCGGAGCGCGAGTCGGACCCGGAACTGATAAAGCGGCTTCTCACGTTCGTTATCGTTGGCGCGGGGCCCACGGGCGTGGAGATGGCGGGCGCAATCAAAGAAATCGCCATGTACACACTGTCACACGATTTTCGCCGCGTTAGCCCAGCGGACGCGGAAGTGATCCTGATTGAGCATGCTGACCGCGTGCTTCCGCCGTTCCCGCCGGACTTGTCTCGCGAGGCGCAACTCGCGCTGGAACATTTGGGCGTGAAAGTGATGACCGGAACGAAGGTGACCGCGATCACCCGCGAGGAGGTCGAGGTGCAGCAGGGGGACGCGGTCAGAACCATCAAGACGATGACCGTTCTCTGGGCAGCCGGGGTTGGCGCGACGAAACTCGCCCGCTCACTTGCGGACGCGACGGGCGCGGAAACCGACCGCGCCGGACGCATCGTCGTCGAGCCAGACCTATCGATAAAAGGGCATCCAAACATCTACGTCATTGGGGACATGGCGTGTTACTCGCACCAAAACGGAAGGCCGCTGCCCGGCGTCGCACAAGTCGCCGTGCAGCAGGGACGCCACGCCGCGAAGATGATCGAGCGGCGACTTGCCGGCCAGAACACGGAACCGTTTCACTACCGGGACCTTGGCAGTATGGCGACGATAGGGCGTGGCGCCGCGGTCGCGACGTTTGGCAAGTTTCACCTGTCGGGAATTGTCGCGTGGCTCATGTGGCTGTTTGTACACCTGATGCACCTTGTCCAATTCCAGAATCGTGTCCTCGTGTTCATGCAGTGGGCGTGGTGTTACCTTACGTGGAACCGCGCCGCGCGCCTGATAACCGGCGGACGGCAGCGGTATGAAGCAAAGCACGAATCGGCAGGGCGGAAACCGGAGGCGTAGTGCTGGTCGCGGTCTAGCGCAGCCGGGGTCTGGCGCCGACTACTAGTAGCAGGCGCCGCCGAGCGCTTTCATCGCAATGTGGCCCACGATGAGGTGGACGTCTTCGGCAAACTGCATGTCGTGGATGTTCGCGTGGACGACATGCTTGGCCGCTGACTCGAGCTTTCCGCCCGGATAGCCGCAGAAACCGACGGTCTCCGCGCCGCGTCCGTTGGCGTATTCCATCGCGCGCAGAATATTAATCGAATTGCCGCTGCCGGAGATTCCGATGACGACGTCGCCCGGATTCAAGAAGTTTTTTAACTGCTCGACGAACACATCGTCGTAGCCCACGTCGTTGGCGTACGCAAGGACCGCCGCGTCGTTGTCGTTGAGGCACATCATTTTGAAACGCTTCTCGCGCTTGTAGCTCGCGCCCTTTACCAAGTCGCCGGTGATGTGCGAGGCATTCGCGCCCGACCCGCCGTTGCCGAAGATAAATATCTGCCGGCCCTCGTCGCGCGCGCGATCGAGCAGTCCGATGAAATTGGCGATCTGGCCGCGGTCTAGGTTCTCCAATACGTTGACCAAGCCCGCGAGATAATCCGAAACGTATTGCGTATGCGTCATGTTCATTTTCCTTCAACTCGACAGTTATGTGGGTCGATCCGGTCTGGCCGACACACGGTCACTATTCAATCGCCGAAACCAATTGCGAGATACGCACGGTTGCGTCGGCGAAATCGATTTGTTGCCGGGCAGCGGCCCACTCGCCGGCCCGGGCCTTGTTCAGGAGGTCTTCGACGTCGTTCAGCCGCATGCCCATCCAATGGCCGATCATCGCGAGACGGTCTTCCAGTACGAAGGTGTGCGCGTCGACGTAAATTGCGTAGTCGATATTAGGCCGCAGTTCCGGCACGCACGCGAATATCCCCTCGAATACGTTGACCGCCGCGTCCGCCTCGACTGGCCGGCCGTCTGCGGTCGTCGCGTGCGGTTCGCCCTGCGCGAACGATTCGAACAGCGCCTGGTACGCGTCGACGTCAGCGACGACCGCGCCCTCGCCGCCGTGATAGCGGCGCAGATCGTCCGCGCAAATGTGATTAACAAGAACGCCGCGTTTACGCAACGCGCGCGCGATCCCGTGCGCCAACGTGGTCTTTCCCGCGGCCTGCGGGCCGCATATCGCCACGGTCAACGGGCGCTGCTGCGTCGCGCCCATGCGCTGGTTTATCTCGTCGACACAGAACTCCGCTTCCGGCAGATTGCGCACGGCGAACAGCGCGGCCTCGCGCACATCGTTGAACATCAGCACGGGCTGAATGCCGCCCGTGCAGTCGCGGCACGCTTTCCCGGTCCGAACGCCGTACGCCGCAACCCCCGCGCGGTGTGCCGCGACGACGTCGCGCTGCGTATCGCCGATGAAGCACGAGTTTGGCAAATCGATCGGCAGTTCTCGCGCGGCGCGCAGCAACATCCCCGGCTTAGGCTTCCGGCATGCGCACGCGATCTTGAGTTCGGGCACTTCGCCGGGGAACCCCTGTTCGGGATGGTGCGGACAGTAATAAATCCGATCGAGTTTCGCGCCCTCTTCTCCAAGCAGCGTTTCCAACTTGGCGAAAATCCGCTCCAGATACTTCGGGGTAATGAAGCCCTTCGCCACCTGGGACTGGTTCGTGATGACGACCGCCAGCATGCCCGCATTGTTGACCGCGCGCACGGCGCCCGCCGCGCCGGGTATCAGTTCGAGTTCGTCGATATGCGTAATGCCGCGGCCGCCCAGTTCGACATTGAGCACGCCGTCGCGATCGAAGAAGACCGCGGGGCGTTTTCGCGAGTAATGCAGCGATTCCATGTAGCCGCTGGCGATGTCCTTCTCGACCATCGTAAGGCGTTCGGCCGTCCCCACGTCGCGCAGGTACTCGGGCGTGTTGTACGCGCACACGCGGTCCCCCGCGCAAATCATGCGCGGGAAGATGTCGTTGTTCAGGTCCTGCTTTTCGTTCGGGCGTACGTAATCGAACACGCGCGGAGACAGGCAGTACACCGAACCGAACACGAGATTGCGGTAGAAACCCGGTGGACGCAAGCCGCGCGGCATGATCGCAATCACGCGCCCGTCCTCTTCCGTAGCAATCAAGTCCGAATCGTGCGGATGATCGTTTGGATGCGCGACGATTGTCGCGGCCGCGGCCGATTCCATGTGCTCATCGACGAGCCGTTCCAGGTCCATATCCAGCGCGATGTCGCCGCAAAGAAATAGAAAATGGTCCTTGCCAAAACAGTCACGCAAGGCATGAAGGCCGCCACCGGTCCCCAATGGCGTCGCTTCGACAACAAACTCGAGGGCGAGGCCAAGATGCTTCGCTTCCGGTTCGACCGAGGCGCGCAGCGTGTCCGCCAAATGGCCGGCGAGCACCACGACGTGTTCGACGCCGTACCTTTTCAGTAAGCGCAACTGCCGGAACACGATCGGTTCGCCCGCGACCGGCAGCAGCGCCTTCGGCAGCGAGTCGCCCGTCACCGACCGAATGCGCGTGCCGAAACCGCCTGCGGCAATGACCGCGTTTGTAATCACGGCCGCGCCTCTCTCAATGCCGAATTTCGCACAAAAAATCCCCAATGGATAAACGGGTAGGGTACCCCAGCACGTAAACCGGCGCAACATTCGCCGGAAGGCCGAATTCGTTCGTGGACGGCTGAGCGCCCGTGACACGCATCCACCGGCAAGTTGCACGCGCCCACCGCATCTCTTACACTCCCGCCTTCAGGTCCGACGCGATATGGTAGGAGGTGTCATGCCGGTCAAGGTAGTTCCGACCGCAATTGACGGCGTCGTCATTGTTGAATCCCCGGTGTTTGGAGACGAACGCGGATACTTCACCGAGTTGTTTGTAGCAAACAAGTTTGCCGAGGCGGGGTTGCCTTCGGCGTTCGTTCAAGACAACCTCAGCAAGTCATCGAAGGGCACACTTCGCGGCCTGCACTATCAGATCGAACCGCACGCGCAGGGCAAACTTGTGTATGCGCTTGCGGGAGCAATCTTCGATGTCGCGGTCGATTTGAGGAAGGGTTCGCCCACGTTTGGAAAGTGGGTCAGCCAGGAACTGCGCGGCGGATCAGGCGTGGCCTTGTGGATTCCGGCGGGGTTTGCCCACGGCTTTATCGCGCTCGAGGACGACTCGCTCCTGTTCTACAAGTGCACCGGTCCCTGGAACCGTGACGCCGAACGTTCCCTCGTGTATAACGATCCTGCTGTCGCCATCGAATGGCCGATCGCCCCGACGACCATTTCTCCGAAGGACGCCGCGGCGCCGACGTTGGATCAAGCGGAATACAACTTCAGGTACGACGCCTGACGCCTTCTTCGCGTCCCGTCGCCGCAATCATTCTCTGAGCAGCACGTCGCATACCAACTGTATCTTTTTGAGCGCCTTTCGAAACATGCCGCCCTTTTGCGCCTGCGCGCGCAGCTTCACGATCATCTTGCGCTGCAACCGATAGCGGTCCAGTGGGGCCTTCTTGCGCTGGACCGGTTTGCCGCCGAATTCGTCGAGCGGTTTCCAGATCGATTCCGGCGGATACCCGCAGGTCTTGATGTCTTCGGGATCCAACTGCGCGATGACGTCGCGCATCAGCTTTTCCTTGGCGGGGTCTGTGGCGAGGTCTTCGACCCACTTCTTGACCGACGTGGTGGTCGGACGCGAATGCTGTTTGACGCCAATCGGGTCGCCAAGTCCTTGATTGCTACGCTCCGCGTTGCCGCGTTCTCCATAGTCAATCGTTTCTTTCTCGAACGGCACGCCAATGTGCGCATAGATTCTTTCCATCCACACTTCGGGGTCCTTCACCAAGTCTTCGTACCGGACATGAATAAACGGCACCTGTGTCTGCCGCAGGAACGAGGCCATCGCTGGAACGTATCGATTCAGGATAGGATTGTAGTTCTGCGCGGCCTGGTAGTCCCCGTCAAAGAACGAATTCGCGTAGGACGAAAACGTAGCCAGCGGGTGCCGAGTCAAGGCCACGTATTTCGCGTCGGGAAACACCTTCATCATGAACGGCAGGATCAACCCGTACGCGGGAGTCTTGTCAAGGCAGACGGACTTCCCGCTGCCCTCCATGAACCGTCCGTACAACACGTCACAGTACGCGCGGCACGCGTCCCAGTAATCCTGTTCCTTGTTCGGCAGCCCGTCGACAAAGAGTTTTTGCGATTCCGCGGCGAGCACGTGATCGTACGGCGCCTTGTCCACCTTCCCCCACACGCCGAGGTGCGCAAGCGGCGTCAAGAGATGCGGTTCCGGTCCGCCTTTGATCATGGAGTGCGATTCGAGCATCCGCTCGAGCATGGTGCTGCCTGAGCGGGGAGAGCTAATGACAAAGAGCATCTGGACAGACATCACGATTCCTTCTCAAGTCCGCGGATGAATTCGGGTACTCTAACGATGCGTCGCCCCCCTCGCAACTCCACGCCGATACGGAAAAGGCGCGCTCATTCGTTTGCCCGTTTATTCCCAGCGTGTTAGAATCCGGCTTGTTCCACCGGGTGACTTGCTGACCATTACGATAGTAAGGGGCGTTATCTCGCACATGGCCAAGAAGTTAGTTCTATTCGTCGTCAAGGCATCGATCGCGGCCGGATTATTTGCACTGCTTTTCTTCCCCGATTGGTTCGGGTTGCCCGCCGACAAGTTCCAACGCGTAACACCCGGCGACATGCTCGCGGAGGTCCGCGATGCAGGCGCGCCGAGCCTTGCTTTTTGGCTGACTGCCGCCGTACTCGTCCGCGTGACGGGCATGCTCTGCGGCGTGCTGCGCTGGCGAATCTTATTGCGTGGTCAGGGCCTTCACATTCCCTTCTGGTACATGGTCGGAAGCTGGTTTATCGGCCGAACGTTCGGAATCTTCCTGCCCGGCACGATCGGTCTCGACGGCTACCGGCTTTACGACTCCGCGCTTTACACCGGCGAAGTCATCAAGTGCACGACGGTGATCGCAATCGAAAAACTCATCGGCTTCATCGCGCTTACATTTCTCGTGTTCGTTACTTTTCCAATGGGCTTCAAGTTACTCAGCTTCAGCATTCCGATGCTTGCCGCCACTTTGATCGTGCTCGGCGGGTTCGTTGCCGTGTCCTTCATTACGCTGCTCAACCCGCGCGTGATCCAAATTGTCGTGATGGCCCTTCCCACTCCCGGATTCATTCGAACCAAGGTCAACAAGCTTGGCGCGTCCATCACGGCATACAGCGGCAAACGCTCTGACCTCTTGCTGGCGGTATTCTTCGGCTTCATCGTCCACGCGGCTACCGCGCTTATGTACTTCTGCACGATGATGGCGATTCGGACCGAGCACACCAGCATCTTCGACGTGTTGTTCGCAAGCCCCCTGGTCATCTACTCGACGGTGTTGGCGCCGACGGTGGGGGGACTCGGCGCGCGCGAGATTGTCGGTGTCGCCCTGCTTGGCGGACAATCCGGCGCCGCAGCGGCGTTGACCTTCTTTCACCTCGGCTGGTGGGTGGGCGACGTGACGCCGTACCTGATCGGATTGCCGATTCTCGCATTCCGTTCGCGCCCGACGGCCGCGCAGGTCCAGGCCAAACTGGCGGAACTGCGCCTGAGCGCCGCCGGTGAGGAGACGCTTCTCGAACTCTCGCACGACGAAATATCCGGCTATCGGAACAAGCTGGCGAACTATGTATTGGCCGGAATTGCGGGCGGCGTGTTCGCGGGTTGCCTCGCGGGATTTGCCGAAGCGGGCTGGCTCATCAGCAACGCCGCAAACCTGAAGGAAGCCGTTGCCTATTGGTGGGGCCCGCTCGTCTACGGCATGTGCTTCATCGGCGTCGGACTCGGCATTGCCGCAGGATTGACGTTTATTGCACTCGTGCTGGATCGGTTCCTGAAGTCACAGTCCGTCTTCGGTCTTTGCCTCGGCGGCAGTGTTGCTGCGGCAACTCTTATCGTCGGTGGGTTCCGCTTCTTTCAAGATGTCAACGCGGAACATATGCTCTCGGCGAAGCAGCTGGCGATGCTGGGCGGCGCGGCGCTCGCGCTAGGTATTGGCTTCTGCATCGTTGGTTTTCTGGTAGTGGCCTTCACGAAATCGAGCAGGCGCACTGCAATCAGCGCCACCGCCGCCGGATATGCGGCCTTCTTGTTCCTCGGCCTTGCCGTAGCGAGCATCAACAAGACTGACGCGAAGGCGACGGACTTCGCCCCCGTCGCCGGTGCGAACGGTCCAAACATTATATTCATCGCGGTGGACACGCTGCGCGCGGATTATCTCAAGGCGTACGACGCATCGGCCCGCGCAATCACGCCCGCGATTGACGCCCTGCGGAAGGACTCCGTACTCTTCACCGATTGCTACGCGCAGTCGTCGTGGACAAAGGCGTCGTTCGCGACCATTTTTTCAGGCAAGTATCCGGAAACACACGGCGCGTACGAGAAAAGCGCGATGCTTTCCGACGAGACCGTAACGTTCCCGGAGGTCCTGCGCGACGTCGGCTACTACACGCAGGGGTACTGCAACAACCCCAATATCGCCGACACGTACAACTACGGGCAGGGATACGTCGAGTACGACTACCTCCGGCCGCGCTACGTCCTGTTTGCGAACCAGTCTGCGGAGAAGATGGTCCTGTACAAAGTCGTCCGCCAGGTCTGGTCGAAAGTCGTCGGCAAGCTGACCGGCGGCAAGATTAACATCAGGGACTTTTATCAACCGGCGGAGGTGGTCACCAAGACCGCCACCGAGTGGCTGGACGGGGAGCAGCGCCCGAAAGACGCGCCGTTTTTCCTCTTCCTGCATTACATGGACCCGCACGACCCATACATGGACCGTACGCAGCCGGGTGTCGGCTATGCGCGCGTCCGCATGGGCACCGACATCGATCCGGTCGAGTGGAAGGAGAAACTGCAAAGCGCATACATCGGCGAGATCGAATACTGTGACAAAT encodes:
- a CDS encoding NAD(P)/FAD-dependent oxidoreductase; this translates as MLAPHHVVIVGGGFGGLHAARCLRWSPVKVTLVDKRNFHLFQPLLYQVATGALSPANIATPLRSILKRQRNLNVLLIEAEDFDVANGKLIYREGSLSYDSLIVAAGVGHSYFGNDAWERLAPGLKTIEEATEIRRRILLAFELAERESDPELIKRLLTFVIVGAGPTGVEMAGAIKEIAMYTLSHDFRRVSPADAEVILIEHADRVLPPFPPDLSREAQLALEHLGVKVMTGTKVTAITREEVEVQQGDAVRTIKTMTVLWAAGVGATKLARSLADATGAETDRAGRIVVEPDLSIKGHPNIYVIGDMACYSHQNGRPLPGVAQVAVQQGRHAAKMIERRLAGQNTEPFHYRDLGSMATIGRGAAVATFGKFHLSGIVAWLMWLFVHLMHLVQFQNRVLVFMQWAWCYLTWNRAARLITGGRQRYEAKHESAGRKPEA
- a CDS encoding sulfotransferase, which translates into the protein MSVQMLFVISSPRSGSTMLERMLESHSMIKGGPEPHLLTPLAHLGVWGKVDKAPYDHVLAAESQKLFVDGLPNKEQDYWDACRAYCDVLYGRFMEGSGKSVCLDKTPAYGLILPFMMKVFPDAKYVALTRHPLATFSSYANSFFDGDYQAAQNYNPILNRYVPAMASFLRQTQVPFIHVRYEDLVKDPEVWMERIYAHIGVPFEKETIDYGERGNAERSNQGLGDPIGVKQHSRPTTTSVKKWVEDLATDPAKEKLMRDVIAQLDPEDIKTCGYPPESIWKPLDEFGGKPVQRKKAPLDRYRLQRKMIVKLRAQAQKGGMFRKALKKIQLVCDVLLRE
- the rfbC gene encoding dTDP-4-dehydrorhamnose 3,5-epimerase codes for the protein MPVKVVPTAIDGVVIVESPVFGDERGYFTELFVANKFAEAGLPSAFVQDNLSKSSKGTLRGLHYQIEPHAQGKLVYALAGAIFDVAVDLRKGSPTFGKWVSQELRGGSGVALWIPAGFAHGFIALEDDSLLFYKCTGPWNRDAERSLVYNDPAVAIEWPIAPTTISPKDAAAPTLDQAEYNFRYDA
- a CDS encoding SIS domain-containing protein is translated as MTHTQYVSDYLAGLVNVLENLDRGQIANFIGLLDRARDEGRQIFIFGNGGSGANASHITGDLVKGASYKREKRFKMMCLNDNDAAVLAYANDVGYDDVFVEQLKNFLNPGDVVIGISGSGNSINILRAMEYANGRGAETVGFCGYPGGKLESAAKHVVHANIHDMQFAEDVHLIVGHIAMKALGGACY
- a CDS encoding alpha/beta fold hydrolase, encoding MPQKKQLLVKDHVPMHLPIWRESLMGVDYVRLKSSLVYYGIGTPKGDGSAVVMVPGFLAIDVYLIELYAWLWRLGYKPYMSHIGQNAECPNILIDHLMETVDRAYLKTGKRVHLIGHSLGGVLSRSAAVLHPDRIATVITLGSPIRGVRVHPWVLGSAERVRQKIYNRRHLFPPHKPHDHQCYTSRCMCGFSCTWREGFPDTVRQAAVYTRTDGIVDWKVCINDDPKTNFEVCGTHCGLAWNPEVYRIIAEQLALPPLRKRKARTNGARRSRKPLAKTA
- a CDS encoding HAD-IIIA family hydrolase, whose translation is MITNAVIAAGGFGTRIRSVTGDSLPKALLPVAGEPIVFRQLRLLKRYGVEHVVVLAGHLADTLRASVEPEAKHLGLALEFVVEATPLGTGGGLHALRDCFGKDHFLFLCGDIALDMDLERLVDEHMESAAAATIVAHPNDHPHDSDLIATEEDGRVIAIMPRGLRPPGFYRNLVFGSVYCLSPRVFDYVRPNEKQDLNNDIFPRMICAGDRVCAYNTPEYLRDVGTAERLTMVEKDIASGYMESLHYSRKRPAVFFDRDGVLNVELGGRGITHIDELELIPGAAGAVRAVNNAGMLAVVITNQSQVAKGFITPKYLERIFAKLETLLGEEGAKLDRIYYCPHHPEQGFPGEVPELKIACACRKPKPGMLLRAARELPIDLPNSCFIGDTQRDVVAAHRAGVAAYGVRTGKACRDCTGGIQPVLMFNDVREAALFAVRNLPEAEFCVDEINQRMGATQQRPLTVAICGPQAAGKTTLAHGIARALRKRGVLVNHICADDLRRYHGGEGAVVADVDAYQALFESFAQGEPHATTADGRPVEADAAVNVFEGIFACVPELRPNIDYAIYVDAHTFVLEDRLAMIGHWMGMRLNDVEDLLNKARAGEWAAARQQIDFADATVRISQLVSAIE
- a CDS encoding sulfatase-like hydrolase/transferase yields the protein MAKKLVLFVVKASIAAGLFALLFFPDWFGLPADKFQRVTPGDMLAEVRDAGAPSLAFWLTAAVLVRVTGMLCGVLRWRILLRGQGLHIPFWYMVGSWFIGRTFGIFLPGTIGLDGYRLYDSALYTGEVIKCTTVIAIEKLIGFIALTFLVFVTFPMGFKLLSFSIPMLAATLIVLGGFVAVSFITLLNPRVIQIVVMALPTPGFIRTKVNKLGASITAYSGKRSDLLLAVFFGFIVHAATALMYFCTMMAIRTEHTSIFDVLFASPLVIYSTVLAPTVGGLGAREIVGVALLGGQSGAAAALTFFHLGWWVGDVTPYLIGLPILAFRSRPTAAQVQAKLAELRLSAAGEETLLELSHDEISGYRNKLANYVLAGIAGGVFAGCLAGFAEAGWLISNAANLKEAVAYWWGPLVYGMCFIGVGLGIAAGLTFIALVLDRFLKSQSVFGLCLGGSVAAATLIVGGFRFFQDVNAEHMLSAKQLAMLGGAALALGIGFCIVGFLVVAFTKSSRRTAISATAAGYAAFLFLGLAVASINKTDAKATDFAPVAGANGPNIIFIAVDTLRADYLKAYDASARAITPAIDALRKDSVLFTDCYAQSSWTKASFATIFSGKYPETHGAYEKSAMLSDETVTFPEVLRDVGYYTQGYCNNPNIADTYNYGQGYVEYDYLRPRYVLFANQSAEKMVLYKVVRQVWSKVVGKLTGGKINIRDFYQPAEVVTKTATEWLDGEQRPKDAPFFLFLHYMDPHDPYMDRTQPGVGYARVRMGTDIDPVEWKEKLQSAYIGEIEYCDKYIGDLIEGLKQRGLYDDSLIVFTADHGEEFHEHGGWWHGLSLYDEQIGVPLMFKLPKNQLAGAESKFLARHVDVGPTILQMANADPKRIADAKMQGEPLFAKEISADFRDVSGGYIYSHLNFEGIELRALRTPLYKLIHSNENKRKFPPVELYNVANDPGEQKNLAGSGDAEEQKLGETLEAMRKYAAENAQKPEYAISAEQEEALKALGYTGP